CTTCTACAGCTCCGtaattagaatacaaattaccTGTTCCGGAGAATCCTTTTCTGGGTTTAATCATGCAAAGAGACGGGAGACTTTACACGTTTTGAGAAACGGGGATGCCGGACTGTCAGAATGCATTGCACACAGCTGATGCGCTATCGATAGCGATATCAACCGAAAGCTTGAATTTCAATCCAATTgcattcaatttaaatatgaaggaaaaaaagaaaaagaccaGCAAAACGGCCAATAAACCGAAGGAAACTTCAGATACCCAGAAAAAGAAGATAATTGAACTGCTGCATGAGTACAACGACCTGAAGGATGCCACACAGCGCGTCCTGGAAGCCTTGGCGAACCTAAAATGCGTACCCGTCGGATCGGTTTATGCTACTTACAACCTTCCCCACGACGAATAAAATAAGCGCTTTTAAGACTGTTATCTTTATGTACTTGTTGTAAACAACTTGTAATACAACTGAGTGCATGTAAATGCTATATTGCTGGGCAGTTCCATGAGGCTTCTGCTTTTAAATCCACCTAAAACTAGTCATTGCATTTGTTCCACCTATTGGCCAGCATGAAAATAGGATCGGCATCGCTCATTAAAGGTCTTGTAGGATCGCTCCTTAATTATGTCCTCGACATTGAGCTCGGCCTGGAGAACCCGCAGCTGGAATGGAGGAATGGCCCCAGTAAGAGTTAtccatacatatgtattacGGTTAGTTACCTTGCGCTGCTCCGCCCTAAACTTGCTGTCCGTATCTACATCATCCGCCTGGGCCTCCCGCTTTTCCCTTAGCTGCTTCAGATTACTAGCCGATATGGTTATGCAACTGCGTATGCTTTCTTGCTGCAAGGAGAAGCTATCTGTCAAGATCCCCGTGTGTTGTACTTAATCAGGATTTACCCTGGCCAAGTGTGACTCCTGGAGTTTTGCGTACAGATCGCGACAGGTGCTTTCGCTGTTTACCTGGCCCTTGAACGACTCCGTTGGCAGGGCATTTAGTGCATATATAATCTTGTCGTCCACATCTCGCATCTTCTTCAGCGCCTCCTGTTTGGAAACGTAAACCCATTTAGTATGCGGACTAATAACCCAATCACACATATTCTAAGCCCCACCTGAAAGCCGAGAAAGTCCAAGCACAATGCCGCCATGGAAACCAGCtaggaaaataagaaaacactttataaaataataaaaacaaaatgatatATGTAAAATTGCCGGCGAAATGTGCCTGTAATTGGCGTTGCCACCTCTAAGAAACAATCGATTAGCAAGTATCGAAcaatcgatgtgaatgataaAGACTAGttgaacaaaacaaaatagcaaaatatttcaggaTGCCGCTAAAATTCGATGATATTCACGAGAAAATTGAAACCGGCGTCTATAAATTGGCTGTTAATGACAAAAGCACGCGAAGCACTGTATGGCGAGTGTATCGCAAGATTAAGAAGGACGATGGCAGCTTTCTGGAGCACGTACTGTTCTGCATCGGCTGCAAGAGCATTATGTCCTTCACCCACAAATCGACAACGAACTTGAGGCGTCACCGGTGTCACCTGCAGTACCTCAAGAAACAGACATTCTACTGCTATAATTCTAAAGGCGAATCCGACGATAGAAAGGAGGAGCCGGATCAGGAGCAACATGAAGAACAGGATGACCAGCAATCCATGTCGGATGAGTTGGAAACAAAACCCTCTCCCGCCGATGTTGCCGCTTTTGTGGCGGAAGTGGTCAGCGGTGGAGATACCCCCGCAGCTTCTGCTTCAGTCCGTATTCCGGACATTCCCGAGATCGCGCTACCACTCGATGCAAGCGGGGTTGAGGAGTCCAATGTTTATGCGCAGACTTGGTCCCTCGAATACCGTAAGCTTAGCGAGGATCAGAAATTCTACGCCAAAAAAGCTATAGACGAAATCCTCGTCTTGGGCAGGCTACGACGCCTCACACTGAATACGGTTCCGACGGCGGAGTAGAATAGTTAATCAGCATTAAGTAGGACTTCAACTAAGCTAGTATAACTACCCTGTAAATATTGTATTTAGTCTTTAAGGTTGTATCACAAAGTCTGGGATATAAcgcaataaattatttgataatttgatacttttttattttctttaaatttgtaatgaaataaattccACAATGTTAAAACAGGCAAGGGCGTTCAAAACTTTTTGATCTTGGgcgatatatttttatttctctgtCATTTTTTATAGGAACAATCGAACCAGTTTTTGGATATCGATATATTGTTGTGAGCGCAGCATTtacatttctttattttcttctaTTGAACTGAATTTAGTCCTAATTGTAGTAACAATGAGTAATCTGGCGAGACGACCACTGCATGGTAACGAGCCGGGAAATCTTTCCCAGTCGGAGGACGATGTGGACCAGAACAACACCTGCAATAGGCAGCCGGTACACAACTTCGAGGAAGGGACTTCTTCAGCCGACGAACTGGAAGAAAGTATAACTCATGAGAATCCCAGTACTCCCAAACCCACCAATCAGTCCAGAAAACGCAGTATTTCAACACCCAGGCCGAGTTCAAGGCAGGAGCAGCACCCTTCCATCAATGAACCTCAAAACGGCATTGGTATTAAATTAGCTCTTGCCGGTGTTTTGTTCGGTTTAATGGTTGTCTATGGGTATGGAACAAGCATTATAGAGGAAAAACAGTGTGCCTTCAAGGATCTGCGGACAAAATATCCCCTGCAGCAGGATAATGTCTGGAAAGCCCTGCAAAAGGGTATTGAGGGGCTGATAAACAAAAAGGACAAGCACCCAAGTGTTTTCTTGTTCCTGCATCAGGATCCCAAGCTCCAGAAACTTATCGAACAAATTGCCACCGAGGCTTCAATGTGCTTTGGTAAGAAAAACGCATTGCTTTAAAATCTTTTAATGTAATTTACGGTGACCATTTCAACAGGTGGTCCCCGAAAGCTGATTTACATGAAAAAGGAGGACATGAAAGACTACAGTTTGGCGATTGAACAGTTCAAGGCAAAAATGAACGatggaaaagtttttttaattgtgAACCTCAATGATGTGATTAACTTTCATACTTTTATTCAGCAATATTCTGAAAACCTTTCGATTACAGATTGCGCCGAATGGAGCCCGAGCTCTGCACACAATCTGCGATACATACAGCCCTCTTGTAAATGATGCAGTCATTTTCCTTACTCTTCAAACATTCAACACAACTGCCGTGAACAACTCCGTCAAGCTAGCCACGGATACTTTGTACGATCTATGGGATAAGGAGTTGATGGACCACGAGCTGGATCCTTTAATTACTCGAGTAACCGATCAGGTTCTCCACTTGAGTAGCAAAAGTTAAAGTGGAATACTTTATTCAAAATCTCAGTATCACTTCCGCGCCCAAAAAGTGGGCTATGAATGCTTACAAAGCAATGAATTAAGGGGATTAAGTTGGATATCGAAACATTTGTAATATACTAAACTAtttcttttaactttttttattggatttgattaaataaaatttaaacgTTTAAACTAGTTCTGCCCTCTCCACACTTCTCCGACAAATGTCAGAAGGCTACAGATCATGCCGAAGCACCAAAGCAGAATCAAACCAATAAAATTATCAATGCCCAGTTTGACTGGTCCTATATCCAGGTTTGTTTTCTCAGAGGCCACAATGCGATTTTGGCGATGTGAATTCATGTATTCGGCAGCGATCTTCCACTCCCAGAATTTGTCAAAGCCCGAGGAATGCCAAGCCAGAATGAAGTCGTTGTAGGCATTTAAGTGCGGCCACAGTCGGGGCACAAAAGCCACCGTAAATGCAAAGTATATATCATCCACCATAAGCTTTAGGCGGTTCAAGGCATCGTTTTCTATTAGCTCGGTGTTCCCCAAATGCCCAAACTGCAGGCGCTCGACGACAAATCCCATTTGCTCCGTGTGCGAAAAGTCGGATATTAAATTGGCATCGTACACACGGTAATGCTCCATCAAACCAAGAAGAACTGGCTGCATAAAAAGCATACGTATAGGAATCTTAGGAATTCTACTAATGCATTAATTATTGTGTTCTTACGTCTGCCGACCGCTCGTCAATGGTGGTAATCCAGGCCTGTGAGGTCCCTGTCCAAATGAGCTTATGGTCAAAGAGACGTTGACGAGAGTCCGCTGCTTCCTCCAATGTGGGCAAAGTCAGGATAGCCGCCAAACCGCCACTGTAGACTGTGGTCAATATAATGTCGATCATGTAGCTGGCTACCAAGACGGTTCTTAGAGCATACGAGCTTGTCACATAATTGGTGCCTTGATTTACGAAGAGTTTTAGCGTACTGACACAACCGAAGCGCAGGCTACCAATCCACGAATTGCTTCCCGAACACGAGGAGTGTTCCCAGCGGCGGGTTACACAAAGAGCTAAGCTCTCAAGCAGCAGGCAGAGCATCACGCACATCCAGAGGACAAACTGGAATGGTCGGAGTAGGAGGGTCCAGCTGATCAAACGGTTCGGAGCGGGCACCAGGCAGGTGACTCCAGATCGTCCCAGAAAATGGGTCATGTCCATATACTCGTACGCTTCGTACCTAGAACACGATGCcatattttactttacgaaatttgtaattaattacCCATCAAGAATA
This portion of the Drosophila santomea strain STO CAGO 1482 chromosome 3L, Prin_Dsan_1.1, whole genome shotgun sequence genome encodes:
- the LOC120450557 gene encoding uncharacterized protein LOC120450557, whose protein sequence is MPDCQNALHTADALSIAISTESLNFNPIAFNLNMKEKKKKTSKTANKPKETSDTQKKKIIELLHEYNDLKDATQRVLEALANLKCVPVGSVYATYNLPHDE
- the LOC120450556 gene encoding protein MIX23 isoform X1 — translated: MAALCLDFLGFQEALKKMRDVDDKIIYALNALPTESFKGQVNSESTCRDLYAKLQESHLARQESIRSCITISASNLKQLREKREAQADDVDTDSKFRAEQRKLRVLQAELNVEDIIKERSYKTFNERCRSYFHAGQ
- the LOC120450556 gene encoding protein MIX23 isoform X2, translated to MAALCLDFLGFQALKKMRDVDDKIIYALNALPTESFKGQVNSESTCRDLYAKLQESHLARQESIRSCITISASNLKQLREKREAQADDVDTDSKFRAEQRKLRVLQAELNVEDIIKERSYKTFNERCRSYFHAGQ
- the LOC120450555 gene encoding uncharacterized protein LOC120450555, whose product is MPLKFDDIHEKIETGVYKLAVNDKSTRSTVWRVYRKIKKDDGSFLEHVLFCIGCKSIMSFTHKSTTNLRRHRCHLQYLKKQTFYCYNSKGESDDRKEEPDQEQHEEQDDQQSMSDELETKPSPADVAAFVAEVVSGGDTPAASASVRIPDIPEIALPLDASGVEESNVYAQTWSLEYRKLSEDQKFYAKKAIDEILVLGRLRRLTLNTVPTAE
- the LOC120450553 gene encoding uncharacterized protein LOC120450553, which produces MSNLARRPLHGNEPGNLSQSEDDVDQNNTCNRQPVHNFEEGTSSADELEESITHENPSTPKPTNQSRKRSISTPRPSSRQEQHPSINEPQNGIGIKLALAGVLFGLMVVYGYGTSIIEEKQCAFKDLRTKYPLQQDNVWKALQKGIEGLINKKDKHPSVFLFLHQDPKLQKLIEQIATEASMCFGGPRKLIYMKKEDMKDYSLAIEQFKAKMNDGKVFLIVNLNDIAPNGARALHTICDTYSPLVNDAVIFLTLQTFNTTAVNNSVKLATDTLYDLWDKELMDHELDPLITRVTDQVLHLSSKS
- the LOC120450554 gene encoding uncharacterized protein LOC120450554; its protein translation is MENLLVEPYYWSTVLSYFAQQFFVDSHATCILWHPAFDFRLNTIFPLPLIIMDWQGGARHSDQDVYDYKIKEDAFEGKGIPYNDWILRLTVAIEKSHCETFIAFQEQIPEFARHFYHASIYSIWRSLRNRFIFVYTEELVNKKDSYLRGYIFQDQPNILLVSSQYLNSSTFEIKTNLFVGPRNFNKIPEPVEFYLLQRYDAEDTDVTWETQSALSNKSRNLKGREVVVGIFDYKPFMLLDYEKLPFYYDRFKNTTEVTIDGTDIQLMLVFCEFYNCTIQVDTSEPYDWGDIYLNGSGYGLVGMILDRRNDYGVGGMYLWYEAYEYMDMTHFLGRSGVTCLVPAPNRLISWTLLLRPFQFVLWMCVMLCLLLESLALCVTRRWEHSSCSGSNSWIGSLRFGCVSTLKLFVNQGTNYVTSSYALRTVLVASYMIDIILTTVYSGGLAAILTLPTLEEAADSRQRLFDHKLIWTGTSQAWITTIDERSADPVLLGLMEHYRVYDANLISDFSHTEQMGFVVERLQFGHLGNTELIENDALNRLKLMVDDIYFAFTVAFVPRLWPHLNAYNDFILAWHSSGFDKFWEWKIAAEYMNSHRQNRIVASEKTNLDIGPVKLGIDNFIGLILLWCFGMICSLLTFVGEVWRGQN